In Neisseria brasiliensis, the following proteins share a genomic window:
- a CDS encoding SMI1/KNR4 family protein produces MSNSLNLQFLFSDKLPKGFKFPSSFIDFIKNSQSVDLTPWWFFHTREGAFDIWLEDIRNQYPKRQLVPFAMVNYSDDIACFDASIESTDDPIVFYVHAFASPGWEDRGSVPNFNEWLKQALQEAQEYQSAE; encoded by the coding sequence ATGAGTAACTCTTTAAATTTACAATTTCTATTTTCAGATAAACTACCAAAAGGATTTAAGTTCCCTAGCTCGTTTATTGATTTTATTAAAAATAGTCAATCAGTTGATTTAACACCATGGTGGTTTTTTCATACTCGGGAAGGAGCATTTGATATATGGTTAGAAGATATACGTAATCAATATCCTAAAAGGCAATTAGTTCCTTTCGCTATGGTGAATTATTCAGATGATATTGCCTGCTTTGATGCAAGCATAGAGTCTACCGATGATCCGATAGTATTTTATGTACACGCATTCGCAAGCCCAGGCTGGGAGGATAGAGGTAGCGTCCCTAATTTCAATGAATGGCTAAAACAGGCACTCCAAGAAGCCCAAGAATACCAAAGTGCAGAATGA
- a CDS encoding hemagglutinin repeat-containing protein: MLGALNPDDTLHKRLGDGYYEQKLVNEQVARLTGYRRLDGYSNDEEQFKALMEAGITFAREQQLTPGIRLSAEQIARLTSDIVWLETQTLTLIDGSTVDVLAPKVYLTVKPGDINAHGGLISADKLAMDGTGSIINSGTLAGRKIVDLAVTDITNSGVVQGGKVRLRGQDVNIEGGTVEADTLLAVEADRIRVASTTVTGGDERNGQTQIDRVAGLYVNNASDGLLSLKANESINFVAANLRNEAAKGQTQIVSDGRIDLGTAKLESHSKRGELSDRNHRHVTQTSEAGTTISAAGDILISAKDDLSIRQGSIASDEGSVSLYGRNVSITEGRQTLDLDESVYSKSRGFASKKSSLDQYRRRHDEAVGSEISGAQVLIAADNDLTVRGSNVVSDGLTLLTAGNDADITAAQSSYHDSEFHQTKKSGLMGSGGIGFTIGSKKDAADSGSRTLVNHGSTVGSLTGDTVISAAQNYRQTGSTVSAPEGDVLIRARNIDIEAAQDTYATDYQHTFEQKGLTVAVNVPVVQAVQSAVAAAKTVGQSKNDRVNAMAAANTAWQTRQLLAKESHPANLKGLSDTAAALSDGDLKSAADAANISVSFTYGQQKNTDQSHTEGTTAQGSQVIGGGQVSLMADEGRLNITGSDVAGKEGTLLRAQDIVLQSAEQHHSERSDNRSSGWNAGVAVALQSGKPAVGFTVGGNRGKGYGNGDDVTHRHSRIGDADGHTVIQSSVDTTLKGAQVSGKGIALTARNLNIESVQDSAVYRSRQQNISGSVTVGYGASASADYNRSKTNADHLSVTEQSGLFAGDDGFQVNVKNHTDLKGGMITSSEAAEQNGKNRFQTATLNQSDIHNHSRYDADGFGIGVSATLSGQTLGQKAPEAGSHIQNVAGKNSIGSTLGYGSDGGKQSSVTKSGISTRNIVIGNDSDGTQAKAAYTATRSETAEANSGRLNNAFDKEKVQNEIDLQRNVSQDFSRNVSQIKGEIGQQIDRLKAEKEVGEISEAEYRNKLQNLQYLNVGISSIATALMTPTDSALGITAAAARPAVSYRIGQYFKENEVSNQLDGGNRPTEGSKEHIALHTLNGILTGAAGGSNALLSGLASGGAELIAPTLSRSLYNKESKDLSAEEKATISSLTAVFGAAVGAASGNGSDAVAGSLTAQNTAENNDNFRLDGYTPDERSIRNYAGKIYSGDKQKAAEFIREYEKYQLTAMLKAGKEIIVDTWDTIRHPVDSAASLYEAVTNPKQTYKNIVLSYQEWNTLYNNALITDIPLAARMKAEMNATIGANASAIIISGGTAALVQKSLQTGKLAQTVRVVKNTVKIPDSIPTTSINPNTIRFSQNTVSYSKIDRATGKPFTYDDLVSSMKTKGWQGEPVDIIKMPDNKLTSMDNTRIRAARDAGINVKANVHNFNDPLPDRMITSGRFGDAKTWGEAITKRISDQRPKSFGNNNPSGTPTAPKITGKSK; the protein is encoded by the coding sequence ATGCTGGGCGCCCTCAACCCCGACGACACCCTGCACAAACGCCTGGGCGACGGCTATTACGAGCAAAAACTGGTGAACGAGCAAGTCGCCCGCTTAACCGGCTACCGCCGCCTCGACGGCTACAGCAACGACGAAGAGCAGTTCAAAGCCCTGATGGAAGCCGGCATCACCTTTGCCCGCGAGCAGCAGCTCACGCCGGGTATCCGCCTTTCCGCCGAACAAATCGCCCGTTTGACCAGCGACATCGTCTGGTTGGAAACACAAACCCTCACCTTAATCGACGGCAGCACGGTGGATGTGTTGGCACCCAAAGTCTACCTCACCGTCAAACCCGGCGACATCAACGCCCACGGCGGCTTAATCAGTGCCGACAAGCTGGCGATGGACGGCACGGGCAGCATCATCAACAGCGGTACGCTGGCCGGACGCAAAATCGTTGATTTGGCCGTTACCGACATCACCAACAGCGGTGTGGTTCAAGGCGGTAAAGTACGCTTACGCGGCCAAGACGTGAACATCGAAGGCGGCACCGTTGAAGCCGACACGCTCCTTGCCGTTGAAGCCGACCGCATTCGCGTTGCCTCCACCACCGTCACCGGTGGAGATGAGCGCAACGGTCAAACCCAAATCGACCGTGTGGCCGGTTTGTATGTCAACAACGCTTCAGACGGCCTCTTAAGCCTCAAAGCCAACGAAAGCATCAACTTTGTGGCGGCCAACCTGCGCAACGAAGCGGCCAAGGGCCAAACCCAAATCGTTTCAGACGGCCGCATCGATTTAGGCACCGCCAAGCTCGAGTCACACAGTAAACGGGGAGAATTGAGCGACCGCAACCACCGCCACGTTACCCAAACTTCTGAAGCCGGTACCACCATCAGCGCGGCGGGCGATATCCTGATTTCGGCCAAAGATGATTTAAGCATCCGCCAAGGCAGCATCGCCAGCGATGAAGGCAGCGTTTCCCTCTACGGCCGCAACGTCAGCATCACCGAAGGCCGCCAAACATTGGATTTGGACGAATCGGTTTACAGCAAATCTCGCGGTTTTGCTTCCAAAAAATCCAGCCTCGACCAATACCGCCGCCGGCATGACGAGGCCGTTGGCAGCGAAATCAGCGGCGCCCAAGTGCTGATTGCAGCCGATAACGATTTAACCGTCCGCGGCAGTAACGTGGTTTCAGACGGCCTCACGCTATTGACGGCAGGCAATGATGCCGACATCACCGCCGCACAAAGCAGCTATCACGACAGCGAATTCCACCAAACCAAAAAATCCGGCCTGATGGGCTCGGGCGGCATCGGTTTCACGATCGGCAGCAAAAAAGACGCCGCCGACAGCGGCAGCCGAACGTTGGTGAATCACGGTTCGACCGTCGGCAGTTTAACCGGCGACACCGTCATTTCCGCCGCACAAAACTACCGCCAAACCGGCTCGACCGTCTCCGCGCCCGAAGGCGACGTATTGATTCGTGCGCGCAACATCGACATCGAAGCGGCGCAGGATACTTACGCCACCGACTACCAACATACCTTCGAACAAAAAGGGCTGACCGTAGCGGTGAACGTCCCCGTCGTTCAGGCCGTACAAAGCGCGGTGGCGGCCGCCAAAACCGTCGGCCAAAGCAAAAACGACCGCGTCAACGCTATGGCCGCGGCCAATACCGCATGGCAGACACGTCAGTTGTTGGCCAAAGAAAGCCACCCGGCCAACCTGAAAGGTTTGTCGGACACCGCCGCCGCCCTATCCGACGGCGATTTGAAATCCGCCGCCGACGCCGCCAACATCAGCGTCTCCTTTACCTACGGCCAACAAAAAAACACCGACCAAAGCCATACCGAAGGCACCACCGCCCAAGGCAGCCAAGTCATCGGCGGCGGCCAAGTCAGCCTGATGGCCGACGAAGGCCGTCTGAACATCACCGGCTCCGACGTGGCCGGTAAAGAAGGTACCCTGCTGCGCGCCCAAGACATCGTGTTGCAATCGGCCGAACAACACCACAGCGAACGCAGCGACAACCGCAGCAGCGGCTGGAATGCCGGGGTAGCCGTCGCATTGCAAAGCGGCAAACCGGCTGTCGGCTTTACCGTCGGCGGCAACCGCGGCAAAGGTTACGGCAACGGTGATGACGTGACCCACCGCCACAGCCGCATCGGCGATGCCGACGGCCATACCGTGATCCAAAGCAGCGTCGACACCACCCTGAAAGGCGCACAGGTCAGCGGCAAAGGCATCGCCCTCACTGCCCGAAACCTCAATATCGAAAGCGTACAAGACAGCGCCGTTTACCGCAGCCGCCAACAAAACATCAGCGGCTCGGTCACCGTCGGTTACGGCGCATCCGCGAGTGCCGATTACAACCGAAGCAAAACCAACGCCGACCACCTCAGCGTTACCGAACAATCCGGCCTCTTCGCCGGCGACGACGGCTTCCAAGTGAATGTGAAAAACCATACCGACTTAAAAGGCGGTATGATTACTTCTTCCGAAGCCGCCGAGCAAAACGGCAAAAACCGCTTTCAGACGGCCACCCTCAACCAAAGCGACATTCACAACCACAGCCGCTATGACGCCGACGGTTTCGGCATCGGCGTATCGGCTACGCTCAGCGGTCAGACACTGGGGCAAAAAGCGCCCGAAGCCGGCAGCCATATTCAAAACGTTGCCGGTAAAAACAGCATCGGCAGCACCCTCGGCTACGGCAGCGACGGCGGCAAACAAAGCAGCGTCACCAAGAGCGGCATCAGTACGCGTAATATCGTTATCGGTAACGATAGCGACGGCACACAGGCAAAAGCGGCATACACCGCCACCCGCAGCGAAACCGCCGAAGCCAACTCAGGCCGTCTGAACAATGCGTTTGACAAAGAGAAGGTTCAAAACGAGATTGATTTGCAGCGGAATGTGAGTCAGGATTTCAGCCGCAATGTCAGCCAAATAAAAGGCGAAATTGGCCAACAAATCGACCGCCTTAAAGCAGAAAAAGAAGTTGGTGAAATCAGTGAAGCCGAATACCGCAATAAACTGCAAAACCTGCAATATTTGAATGTTGGCATTAGCAGCATCGCCACTGCATTGATGACCCCGACCGACAGCGCGTTAGGCATCACCGCAGCAGCGGCCAGACCAGCCGTATCCTACCGAATCGGCCAGTATTTCAAAGAAAACGAAGTCTCAAACCAACTCGACGGCGGTAACCGCCCAACCGAAGGTAGTAAAGAGCACATCGCTCTGCATACCCTCAACGGTATTCTTACCGGCGCAGCAGGTGGCAGCAACGCCCTGCTCTCCGGCCTAGCATCCGGCGGTGCCGAGTTGATCGCCCCCACTCTGTCGCGTAGTTTGTACAATAAAGAATCAAAAGATTTAAGCGCCGAAGAAAAGGCCACCATCAGCTCGCTGACAGCGGTATTTGGTGCGGCGGTTGGTGCGGCTTCGGGTAATGGTTCGGATGCAGTAGCGGGCAGCTTGACAGCGCAGAATACAGCCGAGAATAACGATAATTTCAGATTGGATGGATACACCCCTGATGAACGCTCCATTAGAAATTATGCTGGAAAAATTTATTCAGGAGACAAACAAAAAGCAGCCGAATTCATACGTGAATACGAGAAATATCAATTAACTGCGATGCTCAAGGCAGGAAAAGAGATTATCGTTGACACATGGGATACTATCCGACATCCTGTTGATTCAGCAGCATCGTTGTATGAGGCGGTAACGAATCCGAAACAAACATACAAAAATATTGTGCTCTCTTATCAAGAATGGAATACTCTGTACAATAATGCACTGATTACCGATATTCCTTTAGCTGCTCGTATGAAAGCTGAAATGAATGCAACGATTGGTGCAAATGCCTCTGCAATTATCATTAGTGGCGGAACAGCGGCATTGGTGCAAAAATCATTGCAAACGGGGAAATTGGCTCAGACTGTACGAGTTGTTAAGAATACGGTAAAAATTCCCGATTCCATTCCTACGACATCAATCAATCCAAATACAATTAGATTTTCACAAAATACTGTTTCATACAGCAAAATAGATAGAGCAACAGGAAAGCCTTTTACTTATGATGATTTGGTGTCAAGTATGAAAACCAAGGGATGGCAAGGTGAGCCTGTTGATATTATCAAAATGCCGGACAATAAATTAACGAGCATGGATAATACTCGTATCAGGGCTGCGCGTGATGCGGGAATTAATGTTAAAGCAAATGTTCATAACTTTAATGATCCTTTACCAGATAGAATGATTACATCTGGACGATTTGGTGATGCCAAAACTTGGGGGGAGGCTATCACCAAGAGAATAAGTGATCAACGCCCAAAATCATTTGGGAATAACAACCCATCAGGAACACCAACAGCTCCTAAAATTACAGGAAAATCCAAATGA
- a CDS encoding RNA 2'-phosphotransferase yields MEKPINQISKFLSYILRHQPEAIGLILDINGWVDIDELLAKAEQHGEIIDKHLLYEVVSQNDKKRFTISDDGMRIRAEQGHSTKQVDIDYIEKQPPEILYHGTANRFLDSILQQGLISGNRHYVHLSSDLSVATEVGKRYGKVVILEIKAEEMYKQGFQFYLTKNNVWLTKQVPSNFLNHIDCSKSSP; encoded by the coding sequence ATGGAAAAACCAATTAATCAAATCAGTAAATTTTTAAGCTATATTTTAAGGCATCAACCAGAAGCCATCGGATTGATTCTGGATATCAATGGCTGGGTAGATATCGATGAATTATTAGCTAAAGCTGAACAGCACGGTGAAATCATAGATAAACATTTACTGTATGAGGTAGTGAGCCAAAATGATAAAAAGCGGTTCACGATCTCGGATGACGGCATGAGAATTCGAGCGGAACAAGGACATTCAACCAAACAAGTTGATATAGACTATATCGAAAAACAACCACCTGAAATTTTATACCATGGTACCGCCAATCGATTTTTGGATTCTATTTTGCAACAAGGCTTAATATCAGGAAATCGTCATTATGTGCATTTATCAAGCGATTTAAGTGTCGCCACTGAAGTGGGAAAGCGATACGGGAAAGTGGTGATATTGGAAATCAAAGCAGAAGAAATGTATAAGCAAGGATTTCAATTCTATCTGACAAAAAATAATGTTTGGCTTACTAAGCAAGTACCAAGCAATTTTCTTAATCACATAGATTGTAGCAAGTCATCACCTTAA